A segment of the Curtobacterium sp. MCSS17_007 genome:
GGTCCGCACCCCACTCCTCCATGACGACACCGATCAGGTCGAGGTCCTCGGTCACCCCGACGCGCTCGCGCACGAGGGCGTGCAGCGGCCCCCGGGGGAGCCGACCGTCCGCCATCCGCGAGAAGGCGGCGAGCCCCTGCACGGCGACCCAGTACGCGGAGCCCTCGTCGCCGAACACCTCGCTCCAGCCGCCGACGCGGTGGACGCTGCCGCCGCGCTCGCCGTAGGCCATCGAGCCGGTGCCGGCGATGACGTTCACGCCGTCCCGACCGGCCAGGGACCCGGCCCAGCCGCCGATCATGTCGTTGCCGCAGGAGTACCGGTCGTGTCCGAGCACCGCGGCGGGGACGGCGTCGAGCACGGGGGTGTCGCGGCTGGACTCCCCGTGTCCGGGGATGCCGAAGTGCGCGTACGTGATGTCCGCCGGGGTGATGCCGGCCGCCGCGGTCACCGCCTCGACACCCGCCCGGACGACGTCGCCGACGAGTCCGGTGCCGGCGTCGAACCAGTAGCAGGACGGCTGGCGCGACTCGGCGAGCGTGGTTCCCTCGCCGTCGGTGAGCAGGAACGCCGTCTTGGTGCCGCCGCCGTCCATGCCGAGGAAGACGGTCATGGCCGCGCGACTCCCTCGCGGTGGTCGTGGATGGTCACGCCCTGGACGACGCGGTTGACCGTGCCGCCCGGGAACGGGTTGTCCGGCGTGCAGCCGTGCGCGACCGACGTGGCGAGGGCCAGGAGCTGCGCGAAGCCGACGAGGGCGACACTGCGCAGCGCGTCGTCGAGGCCAGCCAGGTCGTCGAGCGGGAAGGAGCGGTCGTCGTCCGCGTCGCCGCCGACCGAGACGACCCGAACGGCTCCGTCCGCACGCAGCTCGCGGAGGATGTCCGCGTCGTACCGCGCCGTGTACGGGTCCGCCGAGCCGTAGACGACCACCAGGGTGTGCGCATCCGCCACGGCCTTCGGGCCGTGCCGGAACCCGAGCGGGGTGTCGAAGAACGAGACGACCCCGCCGGCGGTGAGCTCGAGCAGCTTCAGTGCCGACTCGCGTGCCAGGCCCTGCAGCGCACCGCTGCCCAGGTAGACGACGCGTTCGGTGCCCTCCGCGAGCGAGGCGATCCGTGCCTCCAGACCGGCGATCGTCCGCGCCGCCGCGACCAGTGCGTCGGTGCCGGCCACGAGCTCCGGCCGGAAGGCCAGGAGCGCGGCCAGCAGCATCGTCGAGAAGCTGGACGTCATCGCGAAGCCGGTGTCGTTCGTCTCCGGCGGCATCTCGAGGACGAACGACCGGTCTCCGGCCCGGTGCTCGCGGGCGAGGGCGCCCGAGGGGTCGCACGTGACGACCAGGTGGTGGGTTCCGGGCGCGACGTCGTCGACGACGCGGGTCGCGGCGACGCTCTCCGGGCTGTTGCCCGAGCGGGCGAAGGAGACCAGGAGCACCCGGCCCGGGTCGCCGAGCGACCCGTGCGGGTCGGCGACGACGTCGGTCGTGGCGATCGACTCGACGCGGCGGCCGAGGTGGCGGCGCAGGTCGACGCTCGCGATGTCCCCGACGAAGGCCGAGGTGCCGGCCCCGGTGAGCACGATGCGCAGCTCCGGGTCGGCGAGCAGCGGCTGCAGGAAGGCGTCGAGCTCGGCACGGCGGTCGTCGAGCGACGCGACGAGGCGCTGCCAGCTGTCGGGCTGCTGCAGGATCTCGCGGTGGGTCGCGGTGTCGTCGGCGCGGACGGGGGCGGAGGTGGTCACAGGGACTCCTTGCTGGTGGTGGTGGCGACCGCGTCGGCGACGCGCTCGCGTGGGGCGACGGCGGCGGCGTACGGGCGCAGGACGTCGCGGACCCGGTCGAGCACGATGTCCTCGGCGCGGTTCGGCAGCAGGCCCTCGCGGACCCGCTCGTACTGCAGGGGCAGGTACTGGCTCAGCAGCGGGAGCGGGATGCCGACCTCGTCGAGGCTGCGCAGGAGCGCCTCGGTCGCGGCGGTGATCTCCCGGTCCGGCCAGTAGTAGCGCATGCGGTCGCTGTAGCTGTAGGTGCGGGCGATCCGCTGCTCGTGCTCGTCGCCCTCGTAGTAGCGCTCCCACCGGCCCGGCTCCGCGAGCATCCGGCGCTCGACGACGCCGCGCAGGTCGGTCGCGGTGCCGTCGGGCACGAGCTCCGACTCGAGGGCGTCGAGGGCGAACAGCGCCTCGCGGAGCCCGAAGGTCAGGCCGGGGCCGACCTTGAGCACCGCCCAGTGGTCGTCGACCAGGGCACGGAGCGCCTCGGGCGTCTGGTAGTCGGTCGAGTGCGCCTCGTACACGAGACCCGGCGTCGCCTCGATGACCTCCTGCAGGGCGGCCGTGGCCTCGGGGACGTAGTCGATGACCTGCAGGTGGTCGAACTCCACCGCGGGCTGCACGACGAGGGCGACGACGCGCGGCCACACGTCGGCGAGTCCGGCCCGCTCGAACGCGGCGCGGTGCACGTCGAGCGTCCCGACGGCCGCGGTCGCCGGGGTCGGTTCGAGGTCGTGGAGCGTCTCCTTCGCCCCGCCGGGGGTCGGGACCTCGGTGCCGACCACGTAGACGATGCCGTCCCGGTCGATCCCGGCGTCCCCGGCGGCGGACTCCGCGGCGGCGAGCAGCACCGCGGCCCGCTCGGCGACGACGTCGTCGGTCAGCGGAGCGGTCTCGCCCTGCAGCGGCATGCTGCAGTCGAGGTGGATCTTCGTGTAGCCGGCGGTGACGTAGGCGCGGACGAGGTCGACGGCGAGCGGCATGGCGTCGGCGGCCGGGCGGTCCTGCCACGTGTTCGGGCCGAGGTGGTCCCCGCCGAGGACGAGCCGGTCTGCCGGGAAGCCCTCGGCCCGGGCGAGGTCGAGCACCGCCGCACGGAAGTCCGCGGGGGTCATGCCGGTGTAGCCGCCGAACTGGTCGACCTGGTTCGAGGTCGCCTCGACGAGCAGGGGAGCGTCGTCCTCGAGCGCCTGGCGCATCGAGGCCCGCAGCACGTAGGGGTTCGCCGAGCAGACCGAGTAGATGCCCTCACCGGATCCGGCACGGTGACGAGCGACGAGCGCAGTGATGGGGTTCACGTGGTTCTCCTGGTGCGTGCGCCGCGGTCGGCGGCGCTGCCGACGCGGCACCGTCCGGCGCCGCGTCCGGTCTCAGTGTCGGCAACGACCGATCAGTTCCGCTGCCGTAACGATCACTCCGGTCATTCGCAGTGATCGTTCTGGCGCATGATGGCTCCATGGACAACGACACCCCGGACGTCGGCCGGAAGCGGCGGGACCGGATGCGGGACATCCTCGAGCGGGTGCGCGAGCAGGGGTCGACGAGCACGGACGACCTGATCCGTGCCTGCGGTGTCTCCGCGGCGACGGTGCGCCGCGACCTCAGCGAGCTCGAGGCACGCGGGCTCGTCCTGCGCAGCTACGGCCGGGTCGAGGCCGTCGGTGCGCTCCCGGAGCTGCCCGTCGTGATGCGCGCCTCCGAGGCCGATGCCGCCAAGCGCGCGGTCGGTCGGCTCGCGGCGCGGCTCCTGCCCCCGGGACGGCAGGCCGTCGCGGTCAGCGGGGGGACCACCACGAAGGAGGTCGTGCGGGCGCTCGGCGACCGGAACGGACTCACCGTCATCACGAACGCGGTGACCATCGCGCTCGAGGTCTCGCGCAGCCCCCGGGTGAAGACGATCCTGACCGGCGGGACCCTCCGCGCCACCTCGCTCGAGGCGGTCGGTCCCCTGGCCGAGGCGGCGTTCTCCGCCTTCAAGGTGACGACGGCGTTCCTCGGCACGGACGGCATCAGCGCTGCGGGTGGCGTCACCACGCACGACGACACCGAGGCGCGCACGAACGGCGTGATGGTGACGCACGCCGACCGGGTGGTCGTGGTGTGCGACGGGTCGAAGGTCGGACGGCAGACGATGGCGCGGATGGCCGACATCGGCGACGTGTCCGTCCTGGTGACCGACGAGCACGCCCCGCGGGAGGCGCTCGAGCAGATCGCCGCAGCGGGGGTCGAGGTCCTCATCGCCTGAGCGCTGTGCGCCTGAACGCTCACTCTCGATGCGCGTTTCCGGGGGCCTCGTGGTGCTCGTGCGGGGCTCCCCCTACGGTGAACCCGTCCGGGGAGCCCAGTCGGCCGCGGTGGACAGCCGCCCGACACCACGGCGCCAGAGATCAGCTCGAGGCGGGGCACCCGGAGATCAGGACGAGCCATGCTCCCCTCCTCGCGGCCCACCGTCGCACTCGCCGCCGGGCGCGCTCCCCGCATCGTGTTCGTCGGCGCCGGCAGCGTCGTCTTCACCCGACAGCTGCTCGCCGACCTCCTCCGCTACGACGACCTCCCGGAGCTGGACCTCCGGCTGTTCGACGTCGACGAGCGTCGCCTCGCCGTCGCCGAGGCCACCGCCCGCCAGGTGAGCGAGCGCCTCGCGCGCCCGGTCAGCGTGACGGCGACCACCGACCGCCGTCGCGCCCTCGCCGATGCGGACTTCGTCGTCGACATGGTGCAGATCGGCGGGATCGCGGCGACCCGGACGGACCTGGAGATCCCGGAGCGGTACGGCCTCCACCAGACGATCGGCGACACGACGGGGGTCGGCGGCGTGTTCCGCGCCCTCCGGACCTTCCCGTTCCTCACCGACCTCACCGCGGACATGCGCGAGGTCGCCCCGGGCGCGGTGCTGCTCAACTACACGAACCCGATGGCGATGAACATCTGGTGGGCGAACACCGTCGCGCCGGACATCACCGCGCTCGGGCTCTGCCACAGCGTCTACTGGACGGCGCACGACCTCGCGGAGCTGGTCGGCCTCGGCGTCGAGCAGACCCGGTTCCGCGCGGCCGGCGTCAACCACCAGTCGTGGCTGCTCGAGTGGACGCACGACGGAGAAGACCTCTACCCCCGGCTCCGCGAGCGCATCCGGCAGGACCCGGAGCTCGAACGCCGGGTGCGCGTCGAGATGTACAAGCGGATCGGCTTCTACCCGACCGAGACGAGCGAGCACTCCTCGGAGTACCTGTCGTGGTTCCTCCGCTCGCCCGAGCAGGTGGACCGGTTCCGCCTGCGCCCGCTCGAGTACATCGGCATCTCCGAGGACAACGTCGCGGAGTTCGAGGCGGCAGAGCGCGACCTGGCGGCCGGGCGACCCGTGCAGCTCGAGGAGGGCGCGTCGGAGTACGCGCCGCAGGTCATCCACTCGCTGGTCACCGGCACCGAGCGCGAGATCCACGCGAACGTGCCGAACACCGGGCTCATCGACAACCTGCCGGCGGGCTGCGTCGTCGAGGTCCCGACCACGGTCGGCGCCGGCGGCATCGCACCGATCCCGATGGGGGCGCTCCCCGTGCAGGCCGCCGCGCTGAACCGGTCGTACGTCTCCGTGAACGAGCTCACGGTGCACGCCGCGCGGACCGGTGACCCCGTCGCGATCCGGCAGGCGGTGCTCACGGACCCGAACGCGTCCTCGACGCTCACGCCCGAGCAGATCTGGGAGCTGTGCAACGACCTCGTGGTCGCCCACGGCGACCTGTTGCCCGAGCCGCTCCGCGAGACGGTCCCCGCGCGCGGCATCTGACCCGGCCGACCGCCGACGACGCACCACTGACGACGAAGGAGTCCGCAGTGACACGCACCAGGACCCGCACCAGGACCCGCACCAGCAGCCGCACCAGCACCGCACGCGCGGCGCTCGCCGTCGCGATCGCGGTCGCCGCGACGGTCCTCACCGGCTGCGCCCCGCAGGGCGCCACCGTGCTCGACACCACCGCGCAGGTCCACCTCACCATGTGGTCAGGGCAGAGCGACCAGGCGGCGAAGCTCCTGCAGGGGCTCGTCGACGAGTACGAGGACGCGCACCCGAACGTGACGATCGACATGTCCTCCGGGGCGTCGTCGACCGACGAGCTGCTCCAGAAGCTCGCGGCCTCGTTCGCGGGCAACGACTCACCGGACATCTCGTACACCTTCGGGTCGTGGGCGAGCCAGCTCGAACGGTCCGGGCGGACGCTCGACCTCCGCCCCGAGGCCGAGGACCCCGACACCCACTGGGACGAGTTCTCCCCGGCGGCCCGCGGGACCGCGCAGCCGACCGGGCGGAAGGTGATCGGCTTCCCCGCGGTCGTCGACAACATCTCGCTCTTCTACAACAAGACGGTCTTCGACGCCGCCGGCGAGCCCTACCCGACGGCGGACTGGGACTGGGCGGACTTCCGCCGCGCGGCGAAGGCGCTGACGGACCGGGACAGCCAGACCTTCGGGTACGGCTACTCGGTGTCCGGCAGCGAGGAGACCACGTGGCAGATGTGGCCCCACCTCTGGCAGAACGGCGGCTCGATCCTGTCCGCGGACGGTGAGCACGCGGCGTTCGACTCGACGGCCGGCGTCGACGCGCTGACCTTCATGCGGTCGATGGCCGTCACGGACCGGAGCGTCTACCTCGACCAGACGGACACGAAGTTCGCGCAGCTGTTCGAGAGCGACCGCATCGGCATGATCACCTCGGGCCCGTGGGAGCTCTCCGCCCTGCAGACCGCCGGCACGTCGTACGGGGTGGTGCGGCTCCCGGGGACGGACGGCGACCATCAGACGGTGTCCGGGCCCGACCTGTGGACCCTGTTCGACAACCACGACGTGAACCGTGCGTACTGGGCGAAGGACTTCACGAAGTGGCTGACCTCGCCAGCGCAGGACGAGCGGTTCAACGTCGCGGTCGGCAACCTGCCGCTGCGGTCGAGCGAGGCCGACAGCCCGGCCTTCCGCGAGCAGGTCGACGCACTGCCCGGGCTCGACGTCATCCAGGCGAACTCGGCGAACGCGGAGCAGGTCCGTCCGACCCTGCCCGGCTACAACGGCCTGTCGGAGGCGTTCGGCGACGCGGTCGCCCGCGTGCTGCAGGGCGAGGGCGAGCCGGCCGAGGCACTCCGGCAGGCGACCGTCGCCGCCGACAAGGCACTCCGTCAGGGCTAGGAGGCCCCCGTGACCACTCCCGCACCCCGCACCCGTCCGACCACCGACACCGAGCCGCCGCGTCCCGTGCGCCGACGCCGGTCCGCCGCAGCCCGTGAAGGGGTCGCCGGCTGGGGCTTCGTCGCCCCGGCCTTGGCGATCGTGCTCGGCCTCACGGTCTTCCCCGGCGTCTGGGCGCTCGTGCTGTCGTTCCAGCGCTGGGACGGCTTCAGCCCGCCGTCCTTCGCCGGCGTCGAGAACTACCAGGACCTGACCACCGACGCGAGTGCGCTCGCGGCCGCCGTGCACACCCTGCTCTACACGGTCCTGTTCGTCCCCGCGTCCCTGCTGCTCGGCCTCGCCCTGGCCGTCGCGCTGAACCGGCGCATCCGGTTCATCGGGCTGTACCGCACGGCGATCTTCGTGCCGTTCGTGGCGTCCGCCGCGGCGACCGGCATCCTGACCACGTACCTCTTCAGCCCACAGTTCGGCATCGTGAACAGCGTCCTGCGCGTGCTGCACGTCCCGCCGCAGGGCTGGCTCGAGGACCGCTCCGAGGCGATGGTCGTGATCGTCATCATGTCCCTGTGGGGGCAGGCGGCCTTCACGACCGTCATCTACCTCGCGGCGCTGCAGGACGTCCCCGGCGACGTGCTCGAGGCAGCGCGGATCGACGGCGCGAACACCTGGCAGACGTTCTGGCGCGTGGTCTGGCCGCAGCTCGCTCCCGTCACCGCGTTCGTCGGCATCTACCAGACCCTGCAGGCCGTGCAGCTCTTCGACCTCGTCTACGCGACCACCCGCGGTGGACCCCTCGACGCCACCCAGACGATCGTCTACTACCTGTGGAAGACGGCCTTCCAGAACCTGCAGTTCGGGTACGGGTCCGCCATCGCCTACGGCATGTTCTTCGTCACCCTCACCGCGACCGTGATCGTCACGGTCGTGCAGCGCCGAGCCGGAAGGAAGGCGGCACGATGACCGTGGAGACCCGAGTACTCGAGACCCCGAACCGGCCGGGCGCCGTCGCGGCTCCCTCAGCGCCGACCGCGTCCCGTCGTCGACGCCGCCTGCCGTTCAGCCCCTGGCACCTCCTGCTCGCCCCGGTGGCGCTCCTGTTCCTGTTGCCGTTCGTCGAGATGTTCCTGACCTCGCTCGAACCGGCGTCGGAGATCAACAAGTTCCCGCCGTCGTTCCTGCCGACGCAGTTCACCCTGTCGGGCTACACCCGCCTGTTC
Coding sequences within it:
- a CDS encoding BadF/BadG/BcrA/BcrD ATPase family protein produces the protein MTVFLGMDGGGTKTAFLLTDGEGTTLAESRQPSCYWFDAGTGLVGDVVRAGVEAVTAAAGITPADITYAHFGIPGHGESSRDTPVLDAVPAAVLGHDRYSCGNDMIGGWAGSLAGRDGVNVIAGTGSMAYGERGGSVHRVGGWSEVFGDEGSAYWVAVQGLAAFSRMADGRLPRGPLHALVRERVGVTEDLDLIGVVMEEWGADRGTIADLAKVVVAAAEAGDAAAADVLHRAAAELTTLVVTTVRALDFPADETVPVSYSGGLFRAPRLRRGFAAALHAEDPHLELVGPRHDPTVGSVLVAMRRAGAPIPERFAAAGEPEVTGVLS
- a CDS encoding SIS domain-containing protein; translation: MTTSAPVRADDTATHREILQQPDSWQRLVASLDDRRAELDAFLQPLLADPELRIVLTGAGTSAFVGDIASVDLRRHLGRRVESIATTDVVADPHGSLGDPGRVLLVSFARSGNSPESVAATRVVDDVAPGTHHLVVTCDPSGALAREHRAGDRSFVLEMPPETNDTGFAMTSSFSTMLLAALLAFRPELVAGTDALVAAARTIAGLEARIASLAEGTERVVYLGSGALQGLARESALKLLELTAGGVVSFFDTPLGFRHGPKAVADAHTLVVVYGSADPYTARYDADILRELRADGAVRVVSVGGDADDDRSFPLDDLAGLDDALRSVALVGFAQLLALATSVAHGCTPDNPFPGGTVNRVVQGVTIHDHREGVARP
- a CDS encoding D-tagatose-bisphosphate aldolase, class II, non-catalytic subunit, encoding MNPITALVARHRAGSGEGIYSVCSANPYVLRASMRQALEDDAPLLVEATSNQVDQFGGYTGMTPADFRAAVLDLARAEGFPADRLVLGGDHLGPNTWQDRPAADAMPLAVDLVRAYVTAGYTKIHLDCSMPLQGETAPLTDDVVAERAAVLLAAAESAAGDAGIDRDGIVYVVGTEVPTPGGAKETLHDLEPTPATAAVGTLDVHRAAFERAGLADVWPRVVALVVQPAVEFDHLQVIDYVPEATAALQEVIEATPGLVYEAHSTDYQTPEALRALVDDHWAVLKVGPGLTFGLREALFALDALESELVPDGTATDLRGVVERRMLAEPGRWERYYEGDEHEQRIARTYSYSDRMRYYWPDREITAATEALLRSLDEVGIPLPLLSQYLPLQYERVREGLLPNRAEDIVLDRVRDVLRPYAAAVAPRERVADAVATTTSKESL
- a CDS encoding DeoR/GlpR family DNA-binding transcription regulator; the protein is MDNDTPDVGRKRRDRMRDILERVREQGSTSTDDLIRACGVSAATVRRDLSELEARGLVLRSYGRVEAVGALPELPVVMRASEADAAKRAVGRLAARLLPPGRQAVAVSGGTTTKEVVRALGDRNGLTVITNAVTIALEVSRSPRVKTILTGGTLRATSLEAVGPLAEAAFSAFKVTTAFLGTDGISAAGGVTTHDDTEARTNGVMVTHADRVVVVCDGSKVGRQTMARMADIGDVSVLVTDEHAPREALEQIAAAGVEVLIA
- the melA gene encoding alpha-galactosidase, which codes for MLPSSRPTVALAAGRAPRIVFVGAGSVVFTRQLLADLLRYDDLPELDLRLFDVDERRLAVAEATARQVSERLARPVSVTATTDRRRALADADFVVDMVQIGGIAATRTDLEIPERYGLHQTIGDTTGVGGVFRALRTFPFLTDLTADMREVAPGAVLLNYTNPMAMNIWWANTVAPDITALGLCHSVYWTAHDLAELVGLGVEQTRFRAAGVNHQSWLLEWTHDGEDLYPRLRERIRQDPELERRVRVEMYKRIGFYPTETSEHSSEYLSWFLRSPEQVDRFRLRPLEYIGISEDNVAEFEAAERDLAAGRPVQLEEGASEYAPQVIHSLVTGTEREIHANVPNTGLIDNLPAGCVVEVPTTVGAGGIAPIPMGALPVQAAALNRSYVSVNELTVHAARTGDPVAIRQAVLTDPNASSTLTPEQIWELCNDLVVAHGDLLPEPLRETVPARGI
- a CDS encoding extracellular solute-binding protein; this encodes MTRTRTRTRTRTSSRTSTARAALAVAIAVAATVLTGCAPQGATVLDTTAQVHLTMWSGQSDQAAKLLQGLVDEYEDAHPNVTIDMSSGASSTDELLQKLAASFAGNDSPDISYTFGSWASQLERSGRTLDLRPEAEDPDTHWDEFSPAARGTAQPTGRKVIGFPAVVDNISLFYNKTVFDAAGEPYPTADWDWADFRRAAKALTDRDSQTFGYGYSVSGSEETTWQMWPHLWQNGGSILSADGEHAAFDSTAGVDALTFMRSMAVTDRSVYLDQTDTKFAQLFESDRIGMITSGPWELSALQTAGTSYGVVRLPGTDGDHQTVSGPDLWTLFDNHDVNRAYWAKDFTKWLTSPAQDERFNVAVGNLPLRSSEADSPAFREQVDALPGLDVIQANSANAEQVRPTLPGYNGLSEAFGDAVARVLQGEGEPAEALRQATVAADKALRQG
- a CDS encoding sugar ABC transporter permease; the encoded protein is MTTPAPRTRPTTDTEPPRPVRRRRSAAAREGVAGWGFVAPALAIVLGLTVFPGVWALVLSFQRWDGFSPPSFAGVENYQDLTTDASALAAAVHTLLYTVLFVPASLLLGLALAVALNRRIRFIGLYRTAIFVPFVASAAATGILTTYLFSPQFGIVNSVLRVLHVPPQGWLEDRSEAMVVIVIMSLWGQAAFTTVIYLAALQDVPGDVLEAARIDGANTWQTFWRVVWPQLAPVTAFVGIYQTLQAVQLFDLVYATTRGGPLDATQTIVYYLWKTAFQNLQFGYGSAIAYGMFFVTLTATVIVTVVQRRAGRKAAR